The DNA region CTTCGGCAGCGGGGCGTTGGCGGCCGGCTTGGCGGCAGCGGCCGGAGCAGCCGCCGCCGGCTTCGCAGCCTCAGCCGGCTTGGCCGGCGCGGCAGCGGCGGCCGGGGCCGGGGCCTGCGCGGCCGGCTTGGCCGCCTCAGCGGGCTTCGCGGCCTCAGTGGGCTTGGCCGGCTCGGCCGGCTTCGCGGGGGCCGCCGGCGGCGTGGGCTGCCCGCAGGCGGCCAGCAGCGCCATGCCGGCCGCGCCGAAGCCAGTCTGTACGAGGAACGCGCGTCGAGTCGAACGCCGGGTGCTAGCCACGATGGAGTCCCTCCACTACGAGTGACGGCGGGTGGCACGCGTGCGGCCCGGTCCGTTTCGGGCCGCGTCGGAAACGACGGTGGACGATCGCCCGTTCGGGGCGACGACGCCTGATGGCGAGTGGTCGAGGTCCGTGGGCAGGGCCAGCCGTGATGCTGACCAGGTGGCGAGCGCGGCCACATCAGGCCGCCCGCCGTCGCGGTCGTCGGCAAGGTGCTCCAGCAGCATCTGCTCGCCGGCCGCAAGGTGGTGGATCGTCTCGGCTTCGAGACGGTCCCGATCGCGCGAGCGCAGCGCCTCGAGCAGCGCGGCATGCCCGCGTCGATACGAGAGCGGCTGTTTCGGGACGGCTGCGCTCACCCTGAGCACACCGGTCGCCGCGAGCAGCACGCGGATCTTGGCTCGGAGATTCGTCCACGCTTCCTGCAGCAGCTTGTGTCGGCTGAGCCGGAACAGGTGATCGTGAAACGAGAGGTCCAGCTCGACCCGCTGCAGGATCGCGTGCTGGTCGTGGAGGGTCGCATCCGCCTCCTCAAGGAGCGCCTCCATCTGCTGCAAGTCGCTTTCGGTCCAGTGTTGGATGGCCAGTCTGCCAGCGTAGACTTCGAGCGCCGCGCGGAGGCTGAACGCCTCGCTCACGACGAGCGGGGTGATCTCGGTGACGAAGGTGCCGCGCCGGGGGTAGCTGACCACCAGCCCCAGGCGCTCAAGCTCGCGGAGCGCTTCGCGGACGGGCGCCTTGCTGATGCCCATCTGCCGCGCGATCTCAGCCTCGACAAGCCGCTGCCCGGGCGCGATCGCGCCGATGGAGACGGCGCGCTCAATCGCCCCAACGACTTCGTCGCGGAGGCCGGCCGCGCGTACGGCAATGCTGGCTGCAACCTCGTCGAGCACAGCGGTCTCGGACGTCACTGTCCACCACCCTGGCGGCCGATGCTGTCTGACGACATAGTCGACGGTCGACCGTGCGGCAAGGCTACGCGCTGCTCTGGCGTCTTGTCAAGACCCTGATTTCTGGCCCAGCCGGCCGCACGCACCCTCTGCGCGGCGCGCCTCACGCGGCGGTCAGCCTCTGACGAAAGGTGAGTGGCTCACCGGCTGCAGAGTCGGTCAGGCAACGTCTCGCGCCGACCATGTCAACTGCGCGCAGCCGAGCGGCTCGGGCACGGATTCGCCCGGGCCGTCCCACATGTCTGCCAAATGTCTGACAGGCCGGCTGGCATTCCGGTACACTCCGCCTCCGCCGCGTGTTCCCCGGCTGGAGGTTGATGATCGGAGCCGCAACCCTCGCTGTCCCGCGCCGGCGTGCTCAGGCGCGCAGCTGGATCGGACCCCGCATCGCCAATCGCCTTGAGATCGCAGGTATCGGCATCCTGCTGATCGTTGCAGCGGCCATCAGGCTCGACGGGCTGATGGTCGTTCCCCGCCTCTCCGACGAGACGCTGGAAGTCGTGCTCGGGCTGCGACTGCTCCGAGAGGGCGGCCTGCCGCTGGTGGGGTATGCGCCGCACATCGGCTCGCTGTTCACGTATCTGGTGGCCCTGGCCTTCATGGTCGTCGGGCCGAAGATCGAGGCTGGCCGACTCGTCGTGCTGACGGCCGGCGTGCTGACGGTGATCCCGACGTACCTCCTGGGACGGGATCTCGGGCAGGTGGGCGGGGGCAGTCAGATGCGCGGCCGGCTGATCGGGCTGATCGCCGCCTTCTTGCTGGTCTTCTCCGGCCCGCACATCGCCACCAGCAGCCGCATCGCCTACTCGAACTCGCTGACGCCGCTCTTCACGATGCTCGGGCTGTGGCTGGCACACCGGGCCATCACGCACCGCTCGAATCGCGACCTGCTGTTGAGCGGCGCGGCGCTCGGGCTGGCACTCCAGACGGCCATGTCAGCGCTGGCCGTTGGCCCGGGCGTGGCGCTGGCCGTCGTGCTGCCGCTGCTGGGGCAGGTGCGCCGGGCGGGATGCTCGGCCAGCCGCGTGGGCTGGCCGAGCATCCCGCTCCTGCTGGCGACGGCCGCCGCCGCCCTGCTGATGGTCGGCAACCTCGTCGCGTACAGCCTGCTGTTCGGAGCAGGGACGGTCAGCACCTCTGGCAACCGCATCGAGCGGTACGTCGGCGAGGACGCCTGGACGCTTTGGGCCTGGGGCGACCGCCTGCTGGAGCTGTTGCGGTCACAGGCCCTGGTGCTGGGGAGCCGCACGACGGAGATCGAGGGCGACCCATCATTGCTGCTGTCGCCGTACGTCTTCGTCGGAGTCGGACTCGCGCTGCTCGGGCTGTGGGTCGCGGCCCGGCGTGGCGCGTGGCTGCCGCTCGCCGTGACGGTCTCCGTGATCGCGATCGTCTCGCTGCTGAACGGCCGCCTTGAGCCGATTGTGCCACGCCTGCGCCACTACGCCACGCTCCTGCCGCTCGGCATGGTGATGATCTCGCTCGGGCTGGTCTGGCTCGCGGAGTGGCTGTCGACCGTCAGACGCTTCTCGGAGGTCGGCCGTTGGCTCGGCCTGGCGGTCCTCCTGGGCACGCCGCTGGTGCTGGCGGCCGGCTCGATATCGGCCTTCCGCGAGTACGAGACCGAGCGTCTCAGCCGTGTGGACAAGCACAACGGGCCGTACCTCGCCGTGCTCCAGGCCGTCGCCGGCAGTGGTCCCCGCAGCGAGCGGCTCTACCTGGACGAAAACCTCAACGACCTGCTGACGATGTCCGGCGGCCGGATGCTCTCGCACCTGCGCTACGCCTTCTCGGTCACCGGCCAGGAGTTCGACACCGTCGATCTTGACGACGACGCCCTGCCAGTTGGGCGGCGCGGCAGCGATTCTCGCCGGCTGATCCTGCGGGCCGAAACGGTGCCGATGGCACAGAAGCGCTACCGGCTGACGCCGCTGCCCGGCGAGCCGGGCGAGGGCGCGCCGCTGCGAGCGTTCCGGGCGTTTCCACGCGAGCCGTAGCGCAACGTAAGATCGAGTTTCTGACGCAATCCTGAGACAATCTGCGTCCGGAGCCGCCCCGGGGACGGTATACTGCCTCATCTGGGCGCAGCGTGTCAGAGATCGCCCCGCCCTTGGGAGCCCGTGCTGATGCCGCGTCGCAAAAGGAAGGCGAGCGCCCGTGCGCTCGTACTGCCGATTCTCCCCGTGCGGAATACCGTCCTGTTCCCGCACGTCGTGACACCGCTCTTCGTCGACCGTGACCGCTCCCTGCGCGCCATCGAGGAGTCGATGGGCGGCGAGCGCACGCTGGTCGTGCTGGCGCAGCGCGACCCGGAGATCGAGCGGCCTGGGGAGGGCGACCTTTACACCATCGGCACGGAAGCGGTCGTCGGGCGCATGCTCAAGATGCCGGACGGCTCGACCTCGGCGCTGGTCCAGGGGCAGCGGCGGGTGCGCGTTGTCGGCATCGAGGCGGACGAGCCGTACCTGAGGCTCCAGATAGTCCCCATCGAGGAGCCAGAGGCGGAAGGCGAAGAGGCCAGCGCGCTGATCCGTGCCGTCATCGGCATGTATGAGAAGGTGGTCAAGCTCAGCCGCTCGATTCCGGACGATCACTACGTCGCCGCCATCAACATCGATCAGGCAGGCTGGCTGGCTGACTTCGTCGTCTCGGACCTCGAGCTCTCGGTGGCGGACCGCCAGGAGATCCTCGAAACGCTCGATCCCGTAGAGCGGCTGCACAAGGCCAGCATGCTGCTGGCCCGCGAGCTGGACGTCCTGGAGCTGCAGAACAAGATCCACTCGCAGGTGCAGTCCGAGGTCGACAAGAACCAGCGCGAGTACTTCCTGCGGGAGCAGCTCAAGGCGATCCAGAAGGAGTTGGGCGAGACCGACGCCCAGGGCCGCGAGGTCGCGAAGCTGCGCGAGAAGCTCGACGCGGCCGGCCTGCCCGAGGAGGTCCGCACCAAGGCTGACGAGGAGCTTGAGCGCCTGGCGATGATGCCGACGATGTCTCCAGAAGTAGGCATGGTCCGCAGCTACCTGGAGTGGCTGGCTGGCCTGCCCTGGTCGAAGGCCACCGAGGATCAGCTCGACATCGATCGGGCGGCCCGCGTGCTCGATCAGCACCACTACGGCCTGCAGCGCGTCAAAGAGCGCATCCTGGAGTTCATGGCCGTCCGCAAGCTGGCGGCCGATAAGATGCGGAGCCCGGTCCTCTGCTTCGTGGGGCCGCCGGGGGTTGGCAAGACCAGCCTCGGGAAGGCGATTGCCGAGGCCATCGGGCGGAAGTTCGTGCGGGTCTCCCTGGGCGGCGTCCGCGACGAGGCCGAGATCCGCGGCCACCGCCGCACCTACATCGGCGCGCTGCCCGGCCGCGTGCTCCAGACGATGCGGCAGGCCAGCACCATCAACCCCGTCTTCATGCTGGACGAGATCGACAAGCTCGGCTCCGACTTTCGCGGCGACCCTTCGGCGGCGCTGCTCGAAGTCCTGGACCCGGAGCAGAACGGCTCGTTCTCGGACCACTACCTGGACGTGCCCTACGATCTCTCGAAGGTGATGTTCGTCACGACGGCAAACATCCTCGATCCGGTCCCGCCGGCCCTGCGCGACCGCATGGAGGTGATCGAGCTGCCTGGGTACGTCGAGGACGAGAAGCACGAGATCGCGCGGCGGTTCCTGGTGCCGCGCCAGACCCGCGAGCACGGCCTGAGCGGCAATCAGCTCCGCTTCACCGAGGAAGCGCTGCGCCACATCATCCGCGAGTACACCCACGAGGCCGGCGTCCGGAACCTCGAACGCCAGATCAGCACGATCTGCCGGAAGGTGGCCCGCAAGGTGGCGACGGGCGACACCCGCCGCACAACGGTCTCGCTCAAGAACCTGGAGGAGCTGCTCGGGCCGAAGCGGTACACCCGCAACCTGGCCGAGGAGCGCGACGAGACCGGCATCGCGACGGGCGTCTCGTGGACGCCGGCCGGCGGCGACGTGATGACCGTCGAGGTCTCGCTGCTGGAGGGCAAGGGCCAGCTCGTCACCACCGGGCAGCTCGGCGACGTCATGAAGGAGTCGGCCATCGCCGCCCTGAGCTACGCCCGCGTCCGCGCCACCGAGCTGGGGTTGGCACCCCGCTTCTACGAGACGATGGACGTGCACATCCACGTGCCAGCCGGCGCGATCCCGAAGGACGGCCCCTCGGCCGGCATCACGATGGCGACGGCGCTCGTGTCAGGCCTGACGCGGCGGCCATCCCACCGCGAGGTGGCGATGACCGGCGAGATCACGCTGCGCGGGCGGGTACTGCCGGTGGGCGGCATCCGCGAGAAGGTGGTGGCCGCACACCGCGCCGGCATCAAGACGTTCGTGCTGCCGCGCCAGAACCTAAAAGACCTGGACGAGGTGCCTGAGGATGCCCGCAACGAGCTGACGTTCGTGCCGGTCGAGATGATGGACGAGGTGCTGAAGGTGGCGCTGCACCCGTCCGCCGCCGAGTTGCGGGCGGTGTAGCGAGGCGTCAGGCCGTCGATTCTGTTGTAAGCGTGCAAGCAGCAATTGTCATCCTGAGTGCAGCGAAGGACCTCACCCGCTGACGCGAGCTTGACGGTCAGCGGGTGAGATCCTTCGCTGCGCCCAGGACGACAAGGGTAGGTGCGTGTCGCCCACCGTTTCCTGACGCCTGACACCCGTCTCCTACGAGTCCTCGTCCGAGTCGTGCTCGTCGGCGCTGTTGCCCGCCTCGCCGTCTCCATCCGCGACGTCGACCGTCTCCGTATCGACATCGCCGTCATCCATCGAGTCGTCGTCCTCGTCGTCCATGTCCGGCCGGAAGACGCTGTCACGGGTGTCGGGCCGCACCAGCGCCGCCTGCGTCGGGAAGGACGGCCGCGAGCGCATGCTCGGGTGGCGGAACTCCTCACGGATGATGATCCGCACGTGGTGCTCGTCGATCGACGTGATGGTAGCGCCGTAGCGGTTGCCGGCCGTCACCAGCCGCAGCACCCGCTGTGCGATCTTCGGCTCAAGCTGGCCGACCAGCACGTCGCCTTCGGCGATCAGCCGCACGACGCCGCTGTCCACCACCACGGACAGCTTGTCGCCGGCCGTCAGCGTGGCGATCCGCTGGAACGGCGCGACGTCAACCAGGTCGGTCACCGCCGTCTTGCCGCTCTCCTCGATGAAGAGGCTCGGATCGACGGTCCGGGAGTGGGACACCGCCACCACCGGCGCCGAGGCCACATCTTCGGCCAGCTTCGTCAAGCGGACAAGGTTCTTCGCCGCGATGCCGTTGCTCGGATCGATCTTCGTCGACTTCGCGTACTGATCGCGGGCGTCGGCATACTGCCCGAGCTCCATCAACGCCTTGCCGAGCCGGTTCAGGGTATCGACATCGTCCGGGAACTGCTCCAGGATCTGCCGGTTCAGATCGGCAGCCTCCTGCCACTTGTTCTGCATCGCGAGCTGAATCGCCTTCTCTGCACGAAGGCGTCGCATACGTTGTCGGTCTTCAGACTGATAGACGGCCATCGAATCACACCTCAAAGGCCGGCGGCGACGGCCACCAGGCGTCGGCTGGCAAGGCAAAAAGTGCGCCACGCGGCCGTCCAAATCCGAGTGTCGGCCGACACAGCGCAACCTGAGAAGTATACTCGACCATGCTCTGGCCGCAATGCACCAGCACGATCCACGCCCGAACGGTGACGGATTTCGGTGACCGATGCAACGCGGATTTCCGCGAGGGAATTCCCGTATACATCGGGAAACCGTCAGTGAGCCCGGAACGCCACGCCAGCGTGACGCGGTTGTAACCTGTCGCGCCGTCCGGCTGCTCGACGTCTCACCGAACGATGGCCCCGGGCCTCGTCGGGGCTTTCATGCCCCGACCGCTCATGCCGTTGCGCCCTGGGAGCGCGAACGACCAGGCAGCCGTCCTGGCGCTAGGTGGGAAAGTGGGGACGGCGGGGGCGCGTCCCCGGCGGATACAGCCGCCGGGGTGGCGGGGGATCGTCCGTGCCGGTCGCCTCGCCTTCGCGGGGTGCGTGGGGCGGCGGGGGCAGGCGCATCGGCGCGCGGGCCGGCATCAGGCCGAACCGCCCATGCGACTCGACCTGATCCAGCGCCTGGTCGATGGCCGGGCCGAGCGCCTGCACGGCCGTGGCCATCTGGAGCGCGCTGAGATCGTTCAGCTCGCGCGCCTCGCTCTCGATAACCTCGGTCAGCTCGACCATCCGCCGCACGAGCCGCCGCGCCACGGCGGTCAGGATGACGGCCTCCGCATGCTCCGACAGTCGTAGCGCTTCGAGTTGTTCGAGCAGCAGCTCGGCCAACCGCTCAGCATGCGCCCATTCTGCTTCGTTCACCGCCACTCTTCCCCTCTATAGGACATTGAAGCGCAATGTGCGTACCACTTGCGGCGCATCGCCGCCGGCCATCTGGATGGGCGGTTCCGGCCGGTTGGGGCGCTGCCAACCGGTCCGAAAGACTGTCCCTGGATGGCATGCAGTCTGCGTTTGACCTACTAAGGGAGCAGCTCCGGGCCACACGGAGCGCCGCGAAGGATCGCTGAGCCATGGACTTCGCAATGCTGATCTCGGGCTTTTCAGGACTGGTCGCCACGTTCGTCGTCAGCGCGCTGTGGGCCACCCGGCCAACGGTGCTGACGCAGGATGGCCTCACACCACGCCACCGCCGGGTGCTGCGCTAGCGTCGCCCGCCGGATTTCGTGCCACCCCGCGCAGATTGATACGCTCCAGGTTGCACTGATTGCCACCTGGAGCGTTACTGCATCCTGGAGCTAGTCCGACGCGAGCTTGCCAGCGTGCGCCCAGTTGTGCTTCGGCACGTCGGTGATGATGACCTCGGTCGCCTCCGGGGTGGTCTTGGCGATGCGGACCACCGCCTCGGTGATGGCCGCAACCAGCTCGCGCTTCTGCTCGACCGTTCGCCCCTCGAACATGTGCACGGTAATCAGTGGCATCGTCGTCCTCCGTCGCTGAGCCTGTCTGGCGAGTGTTGGCGCCTAGTCTAGTACATCCGACAGGCGCTGGTCGTGGATCACGCCCCCCGTCAGGCCACGCCCTCGATGATCGTCGCGATCCCCTGCCCCACCCCGATGCACATCGTCACCAGGGCGTAGCCTCCGCCGCGCCGTCCCAGCTCCAGCGTCGCCGTGCCGGCCAGCCGCGCGCCAGACGCCCCCAGTGGGTGCCCCAGCGCGATTGCGCCGCCGTTCGGGTTGACGCGCCGCTCGTCTCGCCAGTCCAGGCCCAGCTCGTTGAGCGACGCGACGACCTGGCTGGCGAACGCCTCGTTCGCCTCGACCAGCTCCAGGTCTGACGCGGCGAGGCCGGCCCGCTTGAGGGCCAGCGCCGACGATGGGATCGGCCCGAGGCCCATCTCGTCCGGGCGGACGCCAGCGACAGCCGTGCTGACGATCCGCGCCAGCGGCTGCAGGCCGAGGTCGCGGGCGCGCTCGGCGGAGGTGACCAGCAGCGCCGCCGCGCCATCGTTCAGGCCCGACGCATTGCCGGCCGTGACGGAGCCGTCTTTCGCGAAGGCCGGCCGCAGCTTCGCCAGCCCCTCCAGGGTAGTGTCTGGGCGAGGGTGTTCGTCCTGCTCGACGGTCACGCTCTCGCCGCGCCGGCCGCCTGGGACCGTCGTCGCCACGATCTCCTGCGCCAGCGTGCCGTTCGCCATCGCGCGGGCGGCCTTCTGCTGGCTGAGCAGCGCAAACTGGTCCTGGTCGGCGCGGGAGACAGCCCGGCGCTCGGCCACGTTCTCGGCCGTCTCGCCCAGGGAGCAGGTGTGCCCGCTGGCCTCGAGCCGCGGATGCGGGAACCGCCAGCCGAGCGTCGAATCGGCCATCTCGGGGACGCCGCGCACGTAGGCCGCGTCGGCCTTCAGCATCACGATGGGGGCGCGGGTCATGCTCTCGACGCCGCCGGCAATGAACAGGTCGCCCTGGTTGCTCCAGATCGCCTGCGCCGCCGCGTTGACGGCCTGAAGGCCGGAGCCGCACAGCCGGTTAACGGTCTGGCCGGGCGCCTCGATGGGGAGACCGGCCAGCAGCAGCGCCATCCGCGCGACGTTCCGGTTGTCCTCGCCCGCCTGGTTGGCGCAGCCCATGATGACGTCGTCCACGGTGGATGGATCGATGCCGGTCCGCTGCACCAGCGCCGAGATCGCCTGCGCGGCCATGCTGTCCGGTCGGAGTCTGGCCAGGGCGCCGCCGTGCCGACCGAACGGCGTCCGCACGTACCCAACGATGACGGCGTCGCGCGGGCCGAGCGATGTCCTGCTTGCTGCCATCCCTGCACCTCCTGCGCGGAGAAGCGTAGCCCGGGCCGAGTATCCCCTGCCCCCATCGGCCCGCCGCGGTCAGAGCGCTTGCCTGTTCGTTGGTGTTCCCAAAACGCCGTCAAACGAGCGGTCAGAGCTTGAAAGCCCCGACGACGCTGCACGACGCACTCATCATGCGATTGCCCTGGTGTGCGGCGCCCCCGGCGAGCATCCGGCCCCCGCGAGGGAGTACCTTTCAGGACGTGCACCAACGCTGAGGTTGACGATGGCTGACGACGCATCGGCATCCCGCTACGAAGCAGGACTCCAGGTCCGAACCGAGGTGCTCGGCGCCGAGCACGTTGCACGGGCAACCGCCCGACAGACTTCGCTGGACCGTGACTTCCAGCACTACATCACCGAGACCGCCTGGGGCATGGTCTGGACCCGCCCGGACCTCGACCGGCGCACGCGCAGCCTGGTGACCATCGCGCTGCTGGCCGGCCTGGGCCGCTCCGAGGAGCTGGAGCTGCACTTCCGCGCCAGCAAGAACATCGGCGTTGACCCGCGCGAGATCGCCGAAGTGCTGATGCACGTCGCCGTCTACGCCGGCGTGCCGGCCGCCAACCGGGCGTTCGCGCTCGCCAAGACGATCCTCGACGTGCCAGATGACCTCCTGGACAGCACGCCAGCCGCCACCCCGCCCCCAGACCCCACCAGCTAACCCCGTGACGCCCCGACGCCGCCGCGAGACCTTGCCCCTCGACCCCACCATGTGACCCGGACCGCGGCATCGGCGCCGCGGCCATAGTGCCAGGATGGAGCGCCTGACCATGACGACCCTCACGACGACCATCGGTCAGATCGTGCGCGGGGACCGCGAGGTCTTCCCGCCGTACCTCTACGCCGCCTACCAATCGACCAGGCTGCGCGCACCGACGTTGCCGCTGGTCGAGGTGCCGCTCACGCTCTCCGAGCTGACCGGGCCGGGGCCGGTCATGAGCCGGGTGACGCCCGAGGATGCCGACATGACCACGAACTCCGGCACCGGCGGCGAGGCCATCGGCCAGCGGATCATCGTGACGGGACGTGTGCTCGACGCACGGGGCCGCCCGATCCCGAACACGCTGCTGGAGATCTGGCAGGCCAACGCCTCCGGCCGCTACATCCACAAGAACGACCAGTGGCCCGGCCGGCTCGATCCAAACTTCCTCGGCATCGGGCGCACCCTGACCGATGCGAACGGCGTCTACCGCTTCCTGACCGTTCGCCCCGGCCTCTACCCCTGGAAGAACCACCCGAACGCCTGGCGGCCGGCCCACATCCACTTCTCGCTGTTCGGGCGGTCGCTGGTGTCGCGGCTGGTGACTCAGATGTACTTCCCGGACGATCCGATGTTCTCGCTGGACCCGATCTTCCACGGCGTCCCGAACGACGCCGCCCGGCAGCGGATGGTCGCCGCCTACGACCACAACGTCACCGAGGAAGAGTGGGCGCTCGGGTATCGCTGGGACATCGTGCTGCACGGCCCGGAGGCCACGCCATTCGATGAGAAGTGGCCGGCCCCGCTGGAGGATCCCGCATGAGCGGCTCGTCGACGGCTTCCGGGGCGCGCGAGGTGCCCACGCTCGGCGTGACTCCCACCCAGACAGTCGGGCCGTTCTTCGCGCCGGCCCTGCTGCGCGATCCGCTGAACACCCTCACCACGGACGGGACCGAGGGCGAGCGGATCCGCGTTGAGGGCCGCGTGCTCGACGGCGCAGGCGCGCCGGTGCCGGACGCCATGATCGAGATCTGGCAGGCGAATGCGCACGGACGGTTCAACCACCCGCGCGACACCCGCGAGCTGCCGCTCGATCCCGAGTTCACTGGCTGGGGACGCTCCGGCACGGACGACACCGGCCTGTACTGGTTCGAGACCGTCAAGCCCGGTCCGGTGCCGTTCGACGGCGGGACGATGCAGGCGCCGCACCTCTCGGTGACGATCCACGCGCGCGGCATGCTCAACCACGCCCAGACACGCCTGTACTTCGGGGACGAGGATGCCAACGCGGCGGACCCGATCCTCGCGCTGGTCCCGTCCGAGCGCCGGCAGACGCTGATCGCCGCACGGTCGGAGGAGGGCGGAAGGACCGTCTACCGGCTGGACATCATCCTCCAGGGCCCCGGCGAGATCGTCTACTTCAACATCTAGCATGAACGATCTCGGTGCGGTCCTCTACTCCACGCCCCCGATGCTGGCCCTCTTCTCCGGGGAGGGCCACGTCCAGCGCATGCTCGACTTCGAGGCGGGGCTGGCCCGGGCCGAAGCCCGGGCCGGCGTGATCCCGCCCGAGGCCGCCGAGCAGATCGCAGCAGCCTGCCGCGTCGAGCTGTTCGACGTGCCAGCCCTGCTGCGTGAGACGGCCACGGCCGGCACGCTGGCGATCCCGCTGGCGAAAGCCCTGACGGCGAAGGTTGGCGGGGAGGCGTCGCGCTACGTCCACTGGGGCGCCACCAGCCAGGACGTCATCGACACGGCGCTGATGCTCCAGATCCGCGACGGCCTGGGCCTGCTGATCGACGGGCTCCTGGAGATCGGCGCGAGCGCCGCCGGCCTCGCCGAGCGGCACCGAGGGACGCCGATGGCCGGCCGCACGCTGCTCCAGCAGGCCCTGCCCATCACCTTTGGGCTGCGGGCCGCCCGCTGGCTGACGGTGGCCACCCGTCAGATCGAGAAGCTACGCAGACTCCAGCAGGAGACGCTGGCGCTCCAGTTCGGCGGGGCGGCCGGAACGCTGGCCTCGCTGGGAGAGGATGGCGCGCTGGTGGCCGAGATCCTGGGCGACGAGCTGCGTCTGCCGACCCCGGACCTGCCCTGGCACGCCGAGCGCGACCGGATCGTAGAAGTGGCGGCCGGCGTCGGGATCGTGGCGGGGGCCGTCGGCAAGATCGCCCAGGACATCCTGCTGCTCAGCCAGACCGAGCTGGGCGAGGTGGCTGAGGGCAGCGCGCCCGGCAAGGGCGGCTCCTCGACGCTCCCGCACAAGCGCAATCCGGTCGATACGGTGGCCGCTGTGGCGGCAGCGCGGCTGGCGCTCGGGCTGGTCCCCGTGATCTCGGCCTCGCTGATGCAGGAGCACGAACGGGCGATCGGCGGGTGGCAATCGGAGTGGGCGGCCCTCCCCGAGCTGTTCGGCTACGCGGCCGGGGCCGTCGAACGGGTCAGGCTCTCGCTGGCCGGTCTCGAAGTCCACGCCGACCGGATGCTGGACAATCTCGGCGTCACACGCGGCCTGCTGATGGCCGAATCGCTCTCGATGGCGCTCGCGGGGCGGATCGGCAAGGCCGAGGCCCACCATGCCGTGCAGGCGGCCTGCCAGCGAGCCGTCAGGCAGGCGGACGATCTGGAGGCCGTCGCGCTGGCCGACGAGAAGATCGCCGGCCCGCTGTCAGCCGACGAGATCCGCGCCGCGCTCGATCCGCTCGCCTATCTCGGCAGCACCGATCGCTTCATCAACCGGGCGCTGGAGGCGTTCGAGCGCTGCCGGCAGGCCCACACCCCGGAGGCGGCAGGGGGGTGAGGGCCGCATCTTTGCCCTACGATGTCGGCGGCCGGCGGTCAGCCCACGGCTGAGCCGCCTCGAACGCGGCGGCCGCCCGCAGCACCCGCCCCTCGGAGAAGCGCGGCCCCACGATCTGCATCCCGATGGGCAGCCCATCAGCGCTGAGGCCGGCCGGCACCGTGATCGCCGGCTCGCCGGTCAGGTTGAACGGGTAGGTGAACGGCGTCCAGCCGAGCGACGGTCCGTACTCCGGCGCAGACCGGTCCAGCCCGAACGGCAGATCCGCCATCGTCGGGGTCACCAGCAAGTCGTACTGCCCGAAGAAGCGGCCCATCGTGGCAGCAAGGTCCAACCGCACAAGGCGAGCCTTGCTGCCGTCGAACAGGGTCCGCGTTGACAGCAGCTCGACGGCCTGCACGAAGCCCGGGTCCATCTTGTCGCGCATCTCGTCCAGGCGGTCGTAGGCCCGGTTGGCCGCGCCGGCCCAGAGGTACTGGTCGGCAGCCCAGATCGGATCGGAGAAGCCGGGGTTCGCCTGCACCACCGTTGCGCCAAGCTCCTCGAAACGCGTGACGGACGCC from Chloroflexota bacterium includes:
- the pcaB gene encoding 3-carboxy-cis,cis-muconate cycloisomerase, with the translated sequence MNDLGAVLYSTPPMLALFSGEGHVQRMLDFEAGLARAEARAGVIPPEAAEQIAAACRVELFDVPALLRETATAGTLAIPLAKALTAKVGGEASRYVHWGATSQDVIDTALMLQIRDGLGLLIDGLLEIGASAAGLAERHRGTPMAGRTLLQQALPITFGLRAARWLTVATRQIEKLRRLQQETLALQFGGAAGTLASLGEDGALVAEILGDELRLPTPDLPWHAERDRIVEVAAGVGIVAGAVGKIAQDILLLSQTELGEVAEGSAPGKGGSSTLPHKRNPVDTVAAVAAARLALGLVPVISASLMQEHERAIGGWQSEWAALPELFGYAAGAVERVRLSLAGLEVHADRMLDNLGVTRGLLMAESLSMALAGRIGKAEAHHAVQAACQRAVRQADDLEAVALADEKIAGPLSADEIRAALDPLAYLGSTDRFINRALEAFERCRQAHTPEAAGG
- a CDS encoding acetyl-CoA C-acyltransferase translates to MAASRTSLGPRDAVIVGYVRTPFGRHGGALARLRPDSMAAQAISALVQRTGIDPSTVDDVIMGCANQAGEDNRNVARMALLLAGLPIEAPGQTVNRLCGSGLQAVNAAAQAIWSNQGDLFIAGGVESMTRAPIVMLKADAAYVRGVPEMADSTLGWRFPHPRLEASGHTCSLGETAENVAERRAVSRADQDQFALLSQQKAARAMANGTLAQEIVATTVPGGRRGESVTVEQDEHPRPDTTLEGLAKLRPAFAKDGSVTAGNASGLNDGAAALLVTSAERARDLGLQPLARIVSTAVAGVRPDEMGLGPIPSSALALKRAGLAASDLELVEANEAFASQVVASLNELGLDWRDERRVNPNGGAIALGHPLGASGARLAGTATLELGRRGGGYALVTMCIGVGQGIATIIEGVA
- the pcaC gene encoding 4-carboxymuconolactone decarboxylase encodes the protein MADDASASRYEAGLQVRTEVLGAEHVARATARQTSLDRDFQHYITETAWGMVWTRPDLDRRTRSLVTIALLAGLGRSEELELHFRASKNIGVDPREIAEVLMHVAVYAGVPAANRAFALAKTILDVPDDLLDSTPAATPPPDPTS
- the pcaG gene encoding protocatechuate 3,4-dioxygenase subunit alpha, with protein sequence MSGSSTASGAREVPTLGVTPTQTVGPFFAPALLRDPLNTLTTDGTEGERIRVEGRVLDGAGAPVPDAMIEIWQANAHGRFNHPRDTRELPLDPEFTGWGRSGTDDTGLYWFETVKPGPVPFDGGTMQAPHLSVTIHARGMLNHAQTRLYFGDEDANAADPILALVPSERRQTLIAARSEEGGRTVYRLDIILQGPGEIVYFNI
- the pcaH gene encoding protocatechuate 3,4-dioxygenase subunit beta: MTTLTTTIGQIVRGDREVFPPYLYAAYQSTRLRAPTLPLVEVPLTLSELTGPGPVMSRVTPEDADMTTNSGTGGEAIGQRIIVTGRVLDARGRPIPNTLLEIWQANASGRYIHKNDQWPGRLDPNFLGIGRTLTDANGVYRFLTVRPGLYPWKNHPNAWRPAHIHFSLFGRSLVSRLVTQMYFPDDPMFSLDPIFHGVPNDAARQRMVAAYDHNVTEEEWALGYRWDIVLHGPEATPFDEKWPAPLEDPA